One window of the Cotesia glomerata isolate CgM1 linkage group LG10, MPM_Cglom_v2.3, whole genome shotgun sequence genome contains the following:
- the LOC123272998 gene encoding uncharacterized protein LOC123272998 has product MKFFVASILLMALIAVAMGKPTEVESLEPVKTESASHQEAVPVAEAVRDKRGIILGAYTAPVAYTAAYTAPVAYTSAYSYPYAYSAYSAYPYYAAAYSSPYYLA; this is encoded by the exons ATGAAATTCTTCGTT GCATCAATCCTCCTGATGGCCCTGATCGCCGTAGCGATGGGTAAGCCAACCGAAGTAGAATCCCTGGAGCCAGTTAAGACGGAATCGGCATCTCATCAAGAGGCAGTCCCGGTAGCGGAGGCAGTTCGCGATAAACGGGGCATCATATTGGGAGCGTACACCGCCCCGGTGGCTTACACCGCAGCTTACACAGCACCGGTGGCCTACACGTCGGCATACAGCTACCCCTATGCCTACTCCGCCTACTCAGCCTATCCCTATTACGCGGCTGCCTACAGTTCACCCTACTACTTGGCCTAG